A window of Sus scrofa isolate TJ Tabasco breed Duroc chromosome 15, Sscrofa11.1, whole genome shotgun sequence genomic DNA:
TGACCTCAGAGGAGGTGATTAACCTGTTCGCTTTGGCTTCTTCATCTACAAGCATGATACTGTTAATTGATTCGTTTATTTGATGAATGGATTGATCTCATGGGACTCTTGGGCAGGGGGGAATCAAGCAGAGGAAACCCTTCACATGGCGATGATACCCAGCACATATTAAGCACTCCGTAAAGATTAGCAATGGCTATTACAATGGTTACACTGGACTAAGGGCAAGAGAAACTCTCCTTAACATGACTCTGTGACAGCGATTTTAATTGATATATGCAAAGAGATGCTTGCCTTCTCAAACCCCTGCTTAGAGatacgatttttttaaaaaaaatcatttgttttggttatttcttTCACACTGGGCCGTCACACCATGGGAGCATCAGAGCCCAGAAGGTTAGGCTGTTCAAAGAAACACCCACTGCATGTTCTGAAAACTTAGGTAGGGTGAAACCGCACAGCTCTTTTCATTCTCACTTCTAATCTTGGGGAAGAAGTAACGTGCCAGTTTCTCAGATACCTTCGGTGTACAATTTCCTCTTAGAAACCGAAGCCCCACTCTTAAGTTCAGAAATCGTGCAAAACAAAGGTACAAAGCACTCCAGTGTTGTGtacaaattctgtttttaaaaggtttcaggagttccctggtggctcagcaggttaaggacctgaggttgtcagtgctgtggctgtggtctgggTCGGGGGGGGAGCGGTGCAGGGAGGGAAAAAGGTTCCTGCTGAGCCAGGGAGACCCAGAAAAAGGAGGTGCCGTTTTCAGGATAATTTGGAGAAATAGAAATGCCTTTGTGTCAACGGAGACGGCGAGCTGGTCTCCCCGGCAGGCCAAGGCCAAACAGGGCATCTGATATGTGTATGACCTTGGAGGAGAAAGGGGACGTTTAGCTGGACAAGGCTGAGAGCCGGGAAATCAGAGGGGATCAAGTTCTGGGGAGTTCTTACTTTTTTTGATCATTTCAGGCCTTTTAGCTTCTCTTTTATGCGCGTCATTTGTCCTTCCTGAGTACCACACAAATGTGGCATCGAAACCGCCTAGGATGTTGGTACCGAATCTTagagccctggccctggaggcACAAAACCAGTAAAATGAGATGTCAACCACCTACtacaaacacaaacacagaaCCAAAACTTTGGGGGAAAAGtacaaactggaaaacaaggcacCTGCTTAGGACTGAAATGAGCCTCCTGGGTTGCTGGAGGTCAGAACACTTGGGGTTATTTTCCTGGGAAACGTAAAATGACCAGTCCTGGCCAAGTGCCAAGTATCCCCTGGCTCCTTGGGGACTTCCTCCTTAAATTAAGGGTAAGTTAAGGTTATATCAAAGGGGGGGGTGGGGATTTCAATTTCGCTTCTTCTGAGTTCgaatatttttattcctataaGCATGTTTTCGGCTTTAGTCTTGAGAAATGGCATCTATGCCCTTTGGATGTAATTTGATGTCCAAACTGAAGCGTCTGTGGCAAAGGCAATGGCAAAGGCCAGCTTTGCTCAGATACCATCAGCACTTGGCGGGCACTGTTGTGCCTCATCCTCCCCAACTACCGTCAcgagcccattttacagacggaGAAAGTGAGGCCCGGAAGCTAAAAATCACAGGGCCCTTAGCCTGGGTCAGACTTTGAAACGGGATCTCTTCAGCACCAAAGTTAAGACCCAACCATCCATTAGTTTTGTTCCTTAACATCTGCCAAGGGCCTCCGTGAGCTACGCTTTGAACCTGTCCAAGGGTCTACCGATTCTGGCCCAATCGCTGTTTCTTTAGAAAGTGGACTTTTTTCCCACTGGTATGTACAGAGCATGGTCTCACCACACAGTATTTAAGAGGATTCCAGGCTTGGAGTCCTTCTGATGGGTTCAAGAACGGTGGACTGAGCCGACACCAGCAGAGAGCTGCTTGGTGACCACGAGGCTGTTCAGCAGGGCCCAGGTATTTCCAGTTTAATATCATCAGATCATATATTTGAAGCAATGAACAATCACAACCTTTTCTAAGCTCTgagaggctgggggctggctggGCGGTAAGGCcgtttttttaaaggatttctgAGATCCGTGACAGGCATCAGAGGGGACAGGGTGCAGGCACAGTGGATGCACAGACTCCCGCCTCTGAGCCTCGACTTCCTCCACACAGGACCGAGCTGGACACTTAAGGCCAAAAAGCAGGGACCACCAAGGGAGCCCTGGAGCTCGTGAGGACAGCGGACACCACCTTGGGACATCCCACCGCGCTCAGGCCCTGAAACAGAGGCACCCTGAAAAACCATCCACAATGTCCCCAAACGTTTGAttgtataaataatttatttctgttcacagcatcatatatgcatatataaaaggGACGGGGAACAGAAGAGGAAGATGGTCGGGGCAGGGACTCTTACAGCAGTAGAAACGAAAACAAACCAGAAGACAGAGTTCCCAACACCATGACAGAGAATTTGGGAAGAGAAGCTTTCTGCTACCAAACCGGCCTCCCCGTGTCCATGAGAAGACGTTTCAAATGCTCGTGGGGGGAGGCCAACTTCCTCCAGGTGGAGCCCATTCATTCTCAGAAGCGCAGGAGGTTTAATGTCACCAACAGCTACATCAGAGGCGACTCCCCCAGGGCCACCACGCCAAGGAGGTTTCCTCCTCCGTTGGGTCAGAGCCGACGTGGGCCATCGTGAGGTCAAACGCTACAGAAATCAACTGAGACGCTTAACTATTGGTTGATACACCACAGAGCTGTACTGCACAATTACAGACAGGTGACTGCACCCTTGAAGTACTggtgatgcaaaaaaaaaaaaacaaaaaccacttcgCATCATCTGTAAAGCCGGACGGGATCGGAACAGTGATCTTGACCCTAAGTGTCGTTAGCACGAGAAGGTTACAGTATTTGGCATCTGCAAtgtcacaaaataaatatattattctcTCAAGAGTGTGGAACTACCAAAATGTCAAAGTGCTTAAGAAATTGTCGcatgtgaagaaaataaagaaagatggatttttttttttttaataattctataCAGAATCTTCAGATGATGGGACCAGCCCATTTAGAAATCAGTGACTATGCTGTCGAGCTGTAAACGGAACTCTTGCAGGCTTTGCAACACTGCTTCGCTAGATTTTCTCTACTGAGTTTCTACAAAAAGACCAGCATTGGAGGGGGGAACAAATACACcgacaaaagagaaaaggaagatggaTCGCTcgttttcctcctcttttcaaatatttcatagaAGCACTGGGTTTCAGGCAGGAAGCCAGGACTACCTCTGGTTCTTAAATTAACTTTCTGAGTGCCACGGACAATAGGCTGGGTTTCTAATTTGACTAGCTCACATGCTCAAGTAGGATCACGCCCGATTTCTAAAGGCCTCCTTCGCAAAGAAATGTGGGACAGTGGGGGAAGAGACAGAATTCTACCGAGAAACATCGATTCAAAGAGGAAATCCAAATCAAACCGTCAATGTTTCCCTTTGACACTGTGTTTCGGGGGCAAATGACAGCTTCTGCAAACCAAGCCTCCGTCCTGACTATCAAGGATTTTCTTaaattacattattaaaaatatgtatttcttcttttgctttagcTCTTTCCAAAGCCTCTTTCAAGTAAACTGTGAGGAGCCTGAAGACAGGTGACCGTGACGTCACACGCTTTCTTTCATCTCGAGCATTCACTGGTCTGCATTAGCTCTGCAGCCCGTTCCCCTAAGAAAGAATCAGGAAGGACTTCCTTGTGCTTTTCCCTGGCCTCAAAATCCATGCAATGAGGTCGGCTTTTATGTGTTGGTGCGTGCCATCAAACGCTCTAATGAGAGACGTTTGTAGTGAAAATACTTAAACCCAGATAGGCCACAAGGAACCAAATTAGAAACCAGAACATGTCGCCACTTGCAGCGTTAAAGGGCTCTAAAAGGGCAGCCTTTTTTTCCTCAATTGAGTATTTCTAAGATGAATGTTCATTCATAgcagatttgggggggggggagcctgaAAACCAAAACCCATCATCAAGCAGTTAGGATTACAAGAGCCATCCCTTGCAAAAACCAGCTTGTAATTCGGCACACATCTGCAGCTGATGTGCTCACCCAAACCCATCAGGAGGCTAAGAGAATTTCAGATTCCCCACAGAGGGGTCTAGAAATGTATGCCGATTACCCAGGACAGAGAGAGGTCCCTGCCTCTAGGACACACACCCCCCATCCAGCAGAGACATCAAGAGCCTTACCCTTTAAACAACACCTTTAACTATTCTGCAAACGGTAAATGCATCATTTGCCACCTccaacaggttttttgttttttgtttttttttttttggtttttaaaatttttattggtcTCTTTGTGTGATAATGACCTACACAACATGGACAGGATCCAAACCATCTGAAAGATGTCTGATTCCAGGCTGAAAAGCAGTTCTCAACAAAACTGGTCTTCCGTAGCTACCACAAAGCACCAGGAAAGGGGCATTCTTCGAGGCCATTCCCCAGCCGAGGCCAGCGCAGCGCCGGGGGCCTTCCGGCTGCCCTCCTGTTCCAGGCAGTCCTCTGATGGCCCAAGCCACCACTTCACTGGGGGCCCAGAGCAGGACAAATGGATTTTCACAGGGGCCTGCCCCTGTGACAGAAAATTCTCCAGCTTTCACAGCCCATGACTGCAAGGACAGGCGGTCCCCCCAGCACCTCCCACTGCCACCAGGCCCCCAAATGGGATTCCCGGGGTTATGGGAGCGGCATACCTCTGGTAACTCACAGGTGCGATCCCCAGTGAGGGCGGGGTAGCCCGAACTTCTGGCCCTGCTGGAGTGGGAAGAAATCGCTTTTTGTCTCTGCCATCTGAGCCTTCCACCTGGGCCCGGAGGGCGGATGGCCAAACCTGCACGTCCACTCCCCAGAggggcccccctccccagcagaaGCTCTGGCGTTCAGACAAAAGGTCCCccgagccgggggtggggggcaggtcgAGCGCAGGTTGGCAAGTCTGCCTACATACCCGGGCCAAGTCACTAGTCCTGCATTTGGGTGCACAGATTCCGCTTTAAAAATTGGAAGCGTCGCTTTGGTTCGCTGTCTTTGTTCGCGGGCGCGCGGGTTCTCGCTCAACCATCCagcctttcattcattcattcccgaCTCACTCGCTCGCTTTCCCCCTCGCTCCGGGAACGCTGCCGGGCGCATTACCGCTTCTTCTTCTGCTTGAGGGACTTCCTGCGTTTCAGGATCATCTCATAGAGCTTGTCCATGCCCTCGGTGAGGCCCTCGCCAATGATGGCGCACGCCGGCTGGACGTGGTAGGTGGTGGCCGGGATGAGCTCGTGCAGCGCCAGCTGCTTCTCGATCTCGGCCACGGGCAGCGACTTGGGCAGGTCCTGCTTGTTGGCGATGACCAGCAGCGGCGTGCCCTGGTTCTCGGCGAACTTGGTCACCTTGTGCAGCTCCGTCTTGGCTTCCTCCAGCCGGTCCACGTCCACCGAGTCCACCACGTAGATGATGCCGTCCGTGCAGCGGCTGTACGACTTCCACAGCGGCCGCAGCTTCTCCTGGCCGCCCACGTCCCAGAAGTGGCAGCTGATGCCCTTGGCCGTGCCGTTGCTCAGCTTGATCTTCTCCGTGTTGAAGCCGATGGTGGGCACCGTGTTCACGAACTCGTTGAACTTGAGCCGGTAGAGCACAGTGGTCTTGCCGGCCGAGTCCAAGCCCAGCATGACGATGTGCAGGGACTGGAAAGCCGAGATGTTGGAGGAGATGTTGCCCATGGCTCCTCGCTGCGGCGCTGGCCACTGCGGCTGCGGCGGGAGGGCGCCGCCCCCCGAGTAGTTACGGGCCCGACGCGG
This region includes:
- the ARL4C gene encoding ADP-ribosylation factor-like protein 4C translates to MGNISSNISAFQSLHIVMLGLDSAGKTTVLYRLKFNEFVNTVPTIGFNTEKIKLSNGTAKGISCHFWDVGGQEKLRPLWKSYSRCTDGIIYVVDSVDVDRLEEAKTELHKVTKFAENQGTPLLVIANKQDLPKSLPVAEIEKQLALHELIPATTYHVQPACAIIGEGLTEGMDKLYEMILKRRKSLKQKKKR